A stretch of the Notamacropus eugenii isolate mMacEug1 chromosome 2, mMacEug1.pri_v2, whole genome shotgun sequence genome encodes the following:
- the LOC140527730 gene encoding uncharacterized protein: MRNQLPVIKPEEQEVWAETLHREGREAGVTIELNDLREFCKEGPERPGRDWKESGSGERGGEDPGKQKVKRKVKEHKEKIGSELHLEDGKGEAGENTPCLPSAPPYNLLHWSDSSGPQSSLEKGIRKAIENGEDVGTFPVLEIADPSVPGGVRRSHIPIEWKRVATLKEACTKHGPNSPFVIAMLETLCGQFVLTPNDWKSLARACLTPGQNVIWVSEFSQRLKSTTGGLGAQAPQAYQQFTGTGQFEATGNQLQYSASDYVLIAGMAFSRLGMRLSNF; encoded by the coding sequence atgaggaatcaattgccagtaataaagccagaggaacaggaggtctgggctgagacacttcacagggaaggcagggaggcgggggtcacaatagagttaaacgacctccgagaattttgtaaggaagggccggagaggccagggcgggattggaaagagagtggaagcggagagaggggaggggaggacccaggcaagcagaaagttaagcggaaagttaaggagcataaagaaaaaataggttcggagctccatctagaggatgggaaaggcgaggcaggggagaatacgccgtgccttccctccgcgcctccttataacctgctccattggtcagacagttcagggccacagtccagtttggaaaaaggaataagaaaggctatagagaatggagaagatgtagggacatttcctgtgttagaaatagcggaccccagtgtccccggtggggttcggaggagccacatacctatagagtggaagagagtggcgactcttaaagaggcttgtaccaagcatggccctaattcaccctttgtcatagccatgcttgaaactctctgtggtcagttcgttctgactcctaatgactggaagagcttagccagagcctgccttacccctgggcagaatgtgatttgggtatcagaattttctcagaggctaaagagcactaccggtgggctaggggctcaggccccccaggcttatcagcaatttacaggaacagggcagtttgaggctacaggaaatcaattacagtactcagcctccgattatgtcttgattgccggaatggctttcagccgcctcgggatgaggttatcaaatttttag